The genomic window TTTACATGGTCCTGTTTCTACACCATCACAATTCGGTGAATTAGACAAATCAACAATAAAGTCCCTTTTCACTCGAGCGTCATTCTCAATCATCACCAAATGATCATCATCAATATCTGATGAGGAGACTCTGTTAATCTCAATAATTGCTGTATACTTATCTCGGCCATCAATTCTATATCGTATATTCCTATATCCTGAACTTTCACTATTGTAGCGTACTATTACGGCGGATCGTGTTAAATACGCCATTTCCCACTCGACctataagtataattaattaatcggAAAATGaggttattcattttttattttatttttcaattggaagttgacaattttaaaattaatactcaCTTCAAATGGCCTTGAACTCGTTTCAAATTGAACTTCCAGACTATATCGATCCCCTATTCTCAAGTCCTTGGCACAGACCTTTATTTTAGTCCCTGATGTACCCACAAGACGTAAATCATCCGCATCATCAATTCTCCCACCTCTACCCAGACTCACTGTGGCTGTAGCTCTCTTTGATTCTTGTTCTCTTGCCGACAAATCAAAGAGAGGCATGGTGAATCCACATTGTAACTCTTGTCGATCATATTCCTTGAGTACTTGGAATTCAAACTCTTGGCAGCTTTAATAatgtacaattatataattatttgtataagaaatatatattacatttctCCTCTTGGAGGATTCCGACATGAGTCTACATTTTTCAAACGCATAAACTTATTTCTATTCATTTGCAAGATAGGAGATGGCTCAGGATTTCCTCCTAGAACACTGCATTCAACCCTTGCCGTGTCTCCTTCACCAAATTTCAATTCTTCGATATTTCTTTTTCCAGTCACTGAAGGATACTCGATTTTTGAGTTATCATATGTCATTTTGATAGAGTTTGGGATATCTGCTTGACTCAAATCTATGAAATTAGATTTGAATTCATCCCTTCTTCCAACTCGATGAGACAATTCCAATTCCCAACGACCTTCATTATTATGAGTTATcaacattattattgaatattataatttaaaaaaattgtattttaccCTCATGTTTAGAATTAAACCGATCTATTAAAAGAATACATGAGTAAATGTTATCTGTACGATCATAGTAATACTCTAAACAGAGCTTTGCATCTTCAAAACTTCCACAGGTTCTCTCCTGATTTATCATTTCTACGACGGTTCTTCTATTTATATTAGCCTTGCACCTATGTAAGTGGGTCATAGAatatacatcaaatatatataaaactctaCAATATTTGCTTTAGAAATACCCTGTGAAATCTGTGTTGCATCTCATTGTCAAGGATGTAGGAGATCCTTGAAGTACGTATACCTTATCCTGTGCAGGTGTTACTTCAAAATCATTACTATTTACCACAGTTAAGTTCAAATCTTCTTCCGCCACATTGGCACAACCATCCTTGCCACTGATTTTCAAATTCTCAAATCCAGCTTCTTCTTCACTACTGTGAGCCTTTggacttatttttaatggagCTGAGATGAAGTGAACAGCAGAACTATTATCAATGTTTAAGTTCTTGAAAGTGAGTGGACTAGCACCAGAGTAGATGGAATAAGAATtggttttactaaaaaaatcacatttccCTCTGACCTCAACACTCCATTTTCCGTTATCATTTTGGGCATTAACTGAATTAAGAGTCAATTTACACAATGATGAACGCTCAGATATATCCACTGTTCCAGTTGTGGAACTTCCTCGACCGATTCTGTTGATTATATATTGTAGTTTGGATGGATTGagctttatacaaaaataagatatttaactactCACTCGTAACTTGTCCCTTTTGGATTGGTCCAAATACAAGAATCAATGGGATCACCAGATGTTTTAACAGCAATCACTCCTCGCTCTCCGTCATTCACGAGGCCATTGAATTTTCGTATTATTTCGACCTTTTGAGAAACAACCCATGATGTCTGCAATATACAAaagatatgattattttttaaaggttttttttatttatttgtattccaaccaaaattaaaatcaaacgAAGACTTGTTAGGAGATGCATCATCCAAACTGAAATCAcaaccaaaattaattttgttaagatACATAGACATTAtgtgttaatatttattcatgtcTATAGCATTAAAACGGCATGTCGTGATGGTTACTCTCTTGGCTCGCCCGTCAATTGGGAAGTTAGGTGAGACGGAGTTTTTTTTTGCGACAGATTTAAAAGTTATGGTGATTAATTATGAtacataatcataaaataaataaacgtgTTCCATGGTAGATTGACTTTAAATTCATTTGCGTATTGTATTAATTGCTCTCCTCAAATTATGTATCTAAGCTCTCATTGTCATGTCTTTCAGCTTCAACTCCTCTGAGTGTAAATATAAaagggttattattttttgttaaataaataacgaGGAACACAAATTGTTGTATATGAATGATAATTACTTACAATAATCAGAACAATACAACGAACTCTGCAATTTGCAACGGGACTCTTGGCACTAGCTTTTGTTAGCATAGATTCAAATAGCtgaattaattaactattgcaTTCTTAAAGTGCTTCTAAGTGTAATCCCAAATGAGTTCATAAATTATACGTTAGggtgatttatgaaaataacgTCAAAATCACTGTtactacatattaattattcgaAAATCTCTAAGTTAGGGTGAccaatttattcctttttttatatcctcTCCAGTTCGTCTGATCTAATCCTCGTATCctctttttttggaaactaaTATACGGTCACTCTGCCCCAAGCATCAAATATCGGAAGGAGTAAGAATATTTTAGGATTAGTTCATGTTAATATTGGAAATGCTGATCTAGCATATACCTGCTACggccaattttttaattcaaaaattaactagAATAATCAGATTTGTTGATCTTAAAACTTTTGGTTTTTGAACTTTCCTGAATGCAGCAGGGTCCCATCAGGGCTGTTACTAGAACTTTTCTTTGggtagggtttttttttttttaattataaatgtaaaattgacaaaatgaattttattaaagtgACGAAAGAcaagactttattttttttaattggcagttaattttttttaaaggagacaAACAGAATaactctttatatttaaaaaaataaaattaaaaaatatttttaggataattttgacagtgatttttttaagaacgaCTAAATTTgcctaaattactttttttagcaactaaatttttatttaaagaatgacaaaattttgaatacagAAAATTGTTCcactaaaaatgttttcttttgtagaaattttacAATACACTTTTTACAGGTCTGGGTCCTCTGACACATGTACTTAGAAATCTAGCAAGATTGTTTTCTCATGGTAAACATTTACTTATGGAGAGGAAATGCTTCTTCTTTAAAGTTATGATGCTTACGCATTGAAATATACCATATCCATGTCCATATCAAGGCCAATAATACTTCAGACCGAAATATCTAAGAAGCTCTATCAACAAGAACTGGGATCCTATGTTTTAACTCAATAATTCAGACGTAGTAGCACCTGCCTGTGATAATTGCTGCTGCTAAGGGGAGtagattcaataaaaaaaatattaatgggaatgtaagttaatatttttgtataattgtacaaaaattgttatagtcaatgttattgaattttattgCGAGAAGTGTGAAAAAAATTCCGCACCCGGAATATACCTATGTAATTAGGTAGCCTTGAGTTGTTAAAATTAAGGTAACGcttatgaattattaaaaaagtagacCGAGCATAACCATTTGACAAGTTATTATGGCGTTTATTATATCTGTTGCTCTCCttataacattataattttgactttaaatattgtttaaaaaaatcctccttTTGATgtctactaaaaataatattgaaaagcaTTACTATTGGGGTCAAATACATGTTTTGCCACTCCTTTTGTTTGAACATTTGATTTATGTACGATGTAAAAAATGAAGgttataaattattcacaaCAACGttgccaaagaaaaaaaagaagattcaaGAGATTTCTATTTCATATCTATgcatactttatattataaatgttttttgagtCAATGTTGGGTGATCTTCGATCATTTAATATTAGCCAGGCTTGGACCTGCTCACTACTTTTACATTTTTCCGTtcaattctaaaaatgtaacctCAAGCGTTCGATTATATCCGTTAATTTGGCCCCATATGAACCAACATCAACGtgatccatttaaaaaaaatatagttgtctAATTCTTTGGTTCcattacttaataatttacTGAGCAAATGTGAAGAGtccttatttgtttaaatagcgccattttaaaaacaaaataaaagttatacttATGTTATTATGctgttcatataaaaaaatggataagaaATAGCGAAAAGAGAGGGAAATCGGCAACAGGATGTCGGGTTGAAGCAAAAAGAGTTATCAACCCTTATTGGCGTCAGCCTAAGCACTGTGTAACGTGCAGCAAGGCAGAATAGGAGTGGAGTAAGCCTCTAGAGGAACTTTTGATCAGGGAAAATCCTTTCTGTTCTGAAGCTCGGAGATATTGAAGATAATCACTATAATACCATTAGGAGGGTCGTCAATGTATTGAGGTTTAAGTACTTTGTTTTGTAAGAAGCATCAGCCACTCATGGAAGTTACAAAGATCAGAGACTTGCTATAAGCTGTTGCTCTGAATGAACCCCCACTCTTTTCCACTGTGAAGATTCTTTCCGACTAGAAGATCCTAACAGTGGATCAGTTCTACAACAGGCGGAATGACGGAGGCTGATACTGGAAAAGAACAACGTTGAGGGGATAAGTAACTCTAAACACTCAAAGCAAGTGATGGTATATGTATGGCATCATTGTCAGTAATGAAAAGAAGAGGTTGCACATTTTCTTCGGTAGGGACAAGAAATGCAACTTAATCAGTCATAAAGtttgaaggaaaaattataGGTCTGGCAATTATACTCTAGAATAGCGTTTCCCAAATTGGGTGATACCACCCCCTTGGGGCGGTAATGGGAAAAGGGGTTATTGGGGGGCGGTAGAGCAAAAAAAACAGCggtgattacatatttttttaaaatatatttggtgtttaattcataaatttgttaaaaaaaaggtcattcgatgTGTGGGAAATAATcaagccccccccaaaaaaaatgtcCATGGGAGGGGGCGCTACAAGTTTATTTGGAAGCCAGGGGGCGCCAGcatgaaaaagtttgggaaaccctgctCTAGAAGAACGGTGCACCGGCGCACAAAACAGGCTAAGATTAGAGTTTCCTGACCAACtctttctcaaattttttgcgGAAAGAATATTCCCCTCAATCATCCGTAGATCTTAATATGTTGGATTATTTCTGGTTGAGCAAGGTCAACGCCACGTGTGTTTAGGTGGGTATCACTACAAATGGatcatatattcatatatggaatattaaaaaaacaatgtattcATGtggttcgattttttttttttttttataaatccacctaaaaataaaacagttttggCCAGTTTTCTGTGTTGTCATCTCACCCTTCAAATTCGCTTGTCcccttattaataaaatgttctctTTAAATAATGATAGTATTGACAATTACTGGATATACGCATGCTTAGTTATGTTTGTGTCGCCATGGTGAGCTTgagaaaaattagtaaaatattatgaagatttaatgactaaataaaaaaatatagtcgaCTGTTACCAACAAAGCATTTCTtaggaattataataatataattcgtCATTTGGAAAAGAGTACAATATGTTAATAGATCATTTCCATTCTTCTATAGTCTTAATTGAGGCAAAGGTTATATAATATACTACTTCGATCAGAAATAAGGTGTCACTTCTAATcccaaattatattatgattcgattctcaaatttatttttttattatgtaaaacgCATGTCTACACTAtttgaattgttatttatttttatatagacaaAATGGTTCGACGTCTTTTAGTATTCTCTGCGATTTCTTACtgttgaaaaaatggaaaggaaAATCAATTAGGGGgaattctttaaaaacatttgtaattgattatccttcaaaatttatactttaaaaaaaaaaaaaaaaaaaaaaagaagcaaataactattttgtaagaagaaaaagctaaaaaatgtctaacctttttatctgtcaaaaagaaACCAACAATGCCAATGCTATTTAACGCATGTatgccaaaataataaaaaataaatatgaaaattcagAATGagaaaatatggttttatttatGATCAGACGTCGTATATGAGGCTTTATAGTTGGACTGATAAGATTGATTATACTATACATACCATACTGCAATTGGATCTAGTGTGGCCCTTCTccatattttctacatatatttagctataaattttatagtattactaACTGTTGTCCTAATTGCCTCAAAAATGTGCCCTTTTTTTATCCTGTCAAGGGCGTTgacgatttattaaataaatccaaatatgatggttttttaaagaaaatccaaatcgaaattcacggaaaaaattgcaaaatacttttttacactAATTGTGCAAaactaaaaatagttaataacatttattggaattgtaaaaggaacacaaacttttttccaaacttgtaaaaaacaaaaaagttatgaagaataatattatcGAAAAAAGAACACTCgataaatgcattatttttgtaaata from Lepeophtheirus salmonis chromosome 1, UVic_Lsal_1.4, whole genome shotgun sequence includes these protein-coding regions:
- the LOC121121173 gene encoding uncharacterized protein isoform X1, which produces MMHLLTSLRLILILTSWVVSQKVEIIRKFNGLVNDGERGVIAVKTSGDPIDSCIWTNPKGTSYEIGRGSSTTGTVDISERSSLCKLTLNSVNAQNDNGKWSVEVRGKCDFFSKTNSYSIYSGASPLTFKNLNIDNSSAVHFISAPLKISPKAHSSEEEAGFENLKISGKDGCANVAEEDLNLTVVNSNDFEVTPAQDKVYVLQGSPTSLTMRCNTDFTGCKANINRRTVVEMINQERTCGSFEDAKLCLEYYYDRTDNIYSCILLIDRFNSKHEGRWELELSHRVGRRDEFKSNFIDLSQADIPNSIKMTYDNSKIEYPSVTGKRNIEELKFGEGDTARVECSVLGGNPEPSPILQMNRNKFMRLKNVDSCRNPPRGEICQEFEFQVLKEYDRQELQCGFTMPLFDLSAREQESKRATATVSLGRGGRIDDADDLRLVGTSGTKIKVCAKDLRIGDRYSLEVQFETSSRPFEVEWEMAYLTRSAVIVRYNSESSGYRNIRYRIDGRDKYTAIIEINRVSSSDIDDDHLVMIENDARVKRDFIVDLSNSPNCDGVETGPCKFGDRGCLCNRNRDKCCDDARGCREKCCFICNPRSDKYCECDGDLCCDNGPNCRGEFCCKKKEETTKGCDPFKDGRDCICDVRREHCCLLTRSCTGPNCCEECDERNDSKCLICLRDQCYKTKGSIIGGDNDTSIKEKVSDLFIDSCLDLSKIILSKYNPDGTDRRTGTSERVFRRELADFFETVRCTSFDKALLSKLEKPSNENLASVFFGENFVPLSGGGLLNPNSPVATFKSALSTSQAASTTVSSITKQAQSIINFENAQIQSSTPSSNENKSNQRINNKIFGNTGRRTSATGSEE
- the LOC121121173 gene encoding uncharacterized protein isoform X4, translated to MMHLLTSLRLILILTSWVVSQKVEIIRKFNGLVNDGERGVIAVKTSGDPIDSCIWTNPKGTSYEIGRGSSTTGTVDISERSSLCKLTLNSVNAQNDNGKWSVEVRGKCDFFSKTNSYSIYSGASPLTFKNLNIDNSSAVHFISAPLKISPKAHSSEEEAGFENLKISGKDGCANVAEEDLNLTVVNSNDFEVTPAQDKVYVLQGSPTSLTMRCNTDFTGCKANINRRTVVEMINQERTCGSFEDAKLCLEYYYDRTDNIYSCILLIDRFNSKHEGRWELELSHRVGRRDEFKSNFIDLSQADIPNSIKMTYDNSKIEYPSVTGKRNIEELKFGEGDTARVECSVLGGNPEPSPILQMNRNKFMRLKNVDSCRNPPRGEICQEFEFQVLKEYDRQELQCGFTMPLFDLSAREQESKRATATVSLGRGGRIDDADDLRLVGTSGTKIKVCAKDLRIGDRYSLEVQFETSSRPFEVEWEMAYLTRSAVIVRYNSESSGYRNIRYRIDGRDKYTAIIEINRVSSSDIDDDHLVMIENDARVKRDFIVDLSNSPNCDGVETGPCKFGDRGCLCNRNRDKCCDDARGCREKCCFICNPRSDKYCECDGDLCCDNGPNCRGEFCCKKKEETTKGCDPFKDGRDCICDVRREHCCLLTRSCTGPNCCEECDERNDSKCLICLRDQCYKTKGSIIEKVSDLFIDSCLDLSKIILSKYNPDGTDRRTGTSERVFRRELADFFETVRCTSFDKSKLEKPSNENLASVFFGENFVPLSGGGLLNPNSPVATFKSALSTSQAASTTVSSITKQAQSIINFENAQIQSSTPSSNENKSNQRINNKIFGNTGRRTSATGSEE
- the LOC121121173 gene encoding uncharacterized protein isoform X3; the encoded protein is MMHLLTSLRLILILTSWVVSQKVEIIRKFNGLVNDGERGVIAVKTSGDPIDSCIWTNPKGTSYEIGRGSSTTGTVDISERSSLCKLTLNSVNAQNDNGKWSVEVRGKCDFFSKTNSYSIYSGASPLTFKNLNIDNSSAVHFISAPLKISPKAHSSEEEAGFENLKISGKDGCANVAEEDLNLTVVNSNDFEVTPAQDKVYVLQGSPTSLTMRCNTDFTGCKANINRRTVVEMINQERTCGSFEDAKLCLEYYYDRTDNIYSCILLIDRFNSKHEGRWELELSHRVGRRDEFKSNFIDLSQADIPNSIKMTYDNSKIEYPSVTGKRNIEELKFGEGDTARVECSVLGGNPEPSPILQMNRNKFMRLKNVDSCRNPPRGEICQEFEFQVLKEYDRQELQCGFTMPLFDLSAREQESKRATATVSLGRGGRIDDADDLRLVGTSGTKIKVCAKDLRIGDRYSLEVQFETSSRPFEVEWEMAYLTRSAVIVRYNSESSGYRNIRYRIDGRDKYTAIIEINRVSSSDIDDDHLVMIENDARVKRDFIVDLSNSPNCDGVETGPCKFGDRGCLCNRNRDKCCDDARGCREKCCFICNPRSDKYCECDGDLCCDNGPNCRGEFCCKKKEETTKGCDPFKDGRDCICDVRREHCCLLTRSCTGPNCCEECDERNDSKCLICLRDQCYKTKGSIIEKVSDLFIDSCLDLSKIILSKYNPDGTDRRTGTSERVFRRELADFFETVRCTSFDKALLSKLEKPSNENLASVFFGENFVPLSGGGLLNPNSPVATFKSALSTSQAASTTVSSITKQAQSIINFENAQIQSSTPSSNENKSNQRINNKIFGNTGRRTSATGSEE
- the LOC121121173 gene encoding uncharacterized protein isoform X2, translating into MMHLLTSLRLILILTSWVVSQKVEIIRKFNGLVNDGERGVIAVKTSGDPIDSCIWTNPKGTSYEIGRGSSTTGTVDISERSSLCKLTLNSVNAQNDNGKWSVEVRGKCDFFSKTNSYSIYSGASPLTFKNLNIDNSSAVHFISAPLKISPKAHSSEEEAGFENLKISGKDGCANVAEEDLNLTVVNSNDFEVTPAQDKVYVLQGSPTSLTMRCNTDFTGCKANINRRTVVEMINQERTCGSFEDAKLCLEYYYDRTDNIYSCILLIDRFNSKHEGRWELELSHRVGRRDEFKSNFIDLSQADIPNSIKMTYDNSKIEYPSVTGKRNIEELKFGEGDTARVECSVLGGNPEPSPILQMNRNKFMRLKNVDSCRNPPRGEICQEFEFQVLKEYDRQELQCGFTMPLFDLSAREQESKRATATVSLGRGGRIDDADDLRLVGTSGTKIKVCAKDLRIGDRYSLEVQFETSSRPFEVEWEMAYLTRSAVIVRYNSESSGYRNIRYRIDGRDKYTAIIEINRVSSSDIDDDHLVMIENDARVKRDFIVDLSNSPNCDGVETGPCKFGDRGCLCNRNRDKCCDDARGCREKCCFICNPRSDKYCECDGDLCCDNGPNCRGEFCCKKKEETTKGCDPFKDGRDCICDVRREHCCLLTRSCTGPNCCEECDERNDSKCLICLRDQCYKTKGSIIGGDNDTSIKEKVSDLFIDSCLDLSKIILSKYNPDGTDRRTGTSERVFRRELADFFETVRCTSFDKSKLEKPSNENLASVFFGENFVPLSGGGLLNPNSPVATFKSALSTSQAASTTVSSITKQAQSIINFENAQIQSSTPSSNENKSNQRINNKIFGNTGRRTSATGSEE